One genomic region from Pyrobaculum islandicum DSM 4184 encodes:
- a CDS encoding 2-oxoacid:ferredoxin oxidoreductase subunit beta, which produces MTMQTVKRTVADYRWVRTPEWCPGCGHFGVLQALYNAFAELNLDPANLVLVSGIGCSSRLPHFVRTTSVHAIHGRAIPYALGIKLANPSLEVIVVGGDGDLMAIGGNHLLHLGRRNVDMTVILMDNSVYGLTRGQAGPTLPAGIKVKAIPKANPQSEINPLLLALTAGFTFIARGYAYDIKYTTRLIVEAIRHKGSAFVQIYSPCVTYNNVMTREWYEKRIYKLDEADPTWDPVVHDEKEVDVKIRKALDKIVERDRLPLGIFYKNELVPTFEERYESIYDPNYRKMPPALQPIEIDGKPVVDFEKLVADRLL; this is translated from the coding sequence ATGACTATGCAGACAGTTAAAAGAACAGTCGCCGACTACAGATGGGTTAGGACTCCTGAGTGGTGTCCCGGCTGTGGCCACTTTGGCGTATTACAAGCCTTGTATAACGCCTTTGCAGAGCTAAATCTCGACCCAGCAAACTTAGTGTTAGTCTCGGGGATTGGGTGTTCCTCCCGCCTACCCCATTTTGTACGTACCACAAGTGTCCACGCAATCCATGGCAGAGCAATTCCCTACGCCCTTGGGATAAAGCTGGCCAATCCGTCTCTCGAAGTGATTGTAGTCGGCGGCGATGGGGACTTGATGGCCATAGGAGGGAACCACCTCCTTCACTTAGGCAGACGTAATGTAGATATGACAGTAATTTTAATGGACAATTCTGTATATGGACTCACGAGAGGACAGGCTGGGCCCACTCTCCCGGCTGGCATTAAAGTTAAAGCTATACCAAAGGCCAACCCACAGAGCGAGATAAATCCGCTACTCCTGGCTCTAACAGCAGGGTTTACATTTATAGCAAGGGGGTATGCCTACGATATAAAATACACGACGAGACTTATTGTCGAGGCTATAAGACACAAGGGGTCTGCCTTTGTACAGATATATAGTCCATGCGTCACCTATAACAACGTAATGACGAGAGAGTGGTACGAAAAGAGAATATATAAACTTGACGAAGCAGATCCAACGTGGGACCCCGTTGTACATGACGAAAAAGAAGTTGATGTAAAAATACGCAAAGCCCTAGATAAAATCGTGGAACGGGACAGACTGCCGCTAGGTATATTCTACAAAAACGAGCTTGTCCCCACCTTTGAGGAGAGATATGAAAGCATATACGACCCCAACTACCGCAAGATGCCTCCTGCGCTCCAGCCAATAGAGATAGATGGCAAGCCTGTGGTCGATTTTGAAAAA
- a CDS encoding 2-oxoacid:acceptor oxidoreductase family protein — MKISFLIGGPQGRGVETASFMFIYGVGAAGYYVYARREFWSNIAGGRHSYVVGTISENWPAPAPGNSVELALTFDGHAVLEHIHHLKKGSFLVYNTEEDPKTPDSYQMLAKPLAERLKKFAKEHGFEPTVKGFVEYLRQNGVEVLGLPYNKHISEIGRKIGVTSPVMLARFVNTFVVALGAALLGLDEEYVARGVGFALGRKAEVIEQNKKIAAEAIKLVDKRITTLKPRNPGVKRIFWNGNEASGYGKVVGGIRFVAYYPITPATDDAMTFERLIPFPVDRNAGELAKFEKIGAMAFQAEDELSAIAIATGGAIAGARAATVTSGPGFSLMAEALSMAGMMEVGVVVTVWMRAGPSTGQATRQAQQDLLFSLFIGHGEYPKIVYASGDLEEVFLDNIRVANWAERYRVPVIHLVDKNLSNTFAVMPLPDPAKVKIQTEKPVVFPQTKDAEAYPLEEILPPKLLPGISNAIFHLNSLEHDPEGDPEEDPVVVTKMFERRMAKLKLIESEISPEEKVLYFGPQDAKRVIVGWGSVKPAVLTALEELKDVGFLYVKMLYPYPVELVKKYLQGRETLFIENNYLGQLAMITQMFAGIEPTAVAVKFNGRPITTDDVIYAYRKFVEGQKTIKIETDL, encoded by the coding sequence ATGAAAATAAGTTTCTTAATAGGGGGTCCACAAGGCAGAGGAGTAGAGACTGCTTCTTTTATGTTCATATATGGCGTAGGCGCTGCGGGATATTATGTATACGCGCGACGAGAGTTTTGGAGTAATATAGCGGGAGGTCGCCATAGCTATGTAGTTGGTACAATCTCCGAAAACTGGCCCGCCCCAGCGCCTGGAAACAGCGTAGAGTTGGCGTTGACATTCGACGGACATGCCGTATTAGAACATATCCATCATCTAAAGAAAGGCAGCTTCCTCGTATATAATACAGAAGAAGACCCCAAGACTCCAGATAGTTATCAAATGCTCGCAAAACCCCTTGCGGAGAGACTCAAAAAATTCGCTAAAGAACATGGGTTTGAACCGACGGTAAAGGGTTTTGTAGAATATCTAAGACAAAACGGCGTTGAAGTATTAGGGCTCCCCTATAATAAACATATAAGCGAAATAGGAAGAAAAATTGGTGTTACATCGCCGGTTATGTTGGCTAGATTTGTTAACACCTTTGTCGTAGCTCTCGGCGCGGCTCTTCTAGGTCTTGACGAGGAGTATGTAGCTAGAGGCGTCGGTTTTGCCCTTGGCAGAAAGGCAGAGGTGATAGAGCAAAATAAAAAAATCGCTGCCGAGGCCATAAAACTCGTTGATAAGCGGATAACTACACTTAAGCCCCGCAACCCTGGCGTTAAGCGGATATTTTGGAACGGCAATGAGGCGTCTGGCTACGGTAAGGTAGTTGGTGGGATAAGATTTGTTGCATATTACCCGATAACGCCTGCCACAGACGACGCAATGACATTTGAAAGACTTATACCATTTCCAGTGGATAGAAACGCAGGTGAGTTGGCAAAGTTTGAGAAAATCGGCGCAATGGCGTTTCAAGCTGAAGATGAACTATCAGCTATAGCTATAGCTACCGGCGGCGCGATTGCAGGGGCAAGAGCTGCTACAGTCACGTCCGGCCCTGGCTTTAGTCTAATGGCGGAGGCGCTCTCAATGGCTGGAATGATGGAGGTTGGGGTGGTGGTCACTGTATGGATGCGCGCAGGGCCAAGTACAGGCCAAGCCACTAGACAAGCTCAACAAGACCTTCTATTCTCCCTCTTCATAGGCCATGGCGAGTATCCAAAAATCGTATATGCCAGTGGAGACTTAGAGGAGGTGTTTCTTGACAATATTAGAGTTGCAAATTGGGCAGAACGCTACCGCGTTCCAGTGATACACCTCGTCGACAAAAATCTGTCTAACACATTCGCAGTAATGCCGCTTCCAGATCCTGCAAAAGTAAAGATACAAACTGAAAAACCAGTCGTCTTCCCACAGACAAAAGACGCAGAAGCATATCCACTTGAAGAAATACTACCGCCTAAGTTACTACCAGGCATCTCAAACGCAATTTTCCACTTAAACAGCTTAGAACACGATCCGGAGGGCGATCCAGAAGAAGATCCCGTGGTTGTAACCAAGATGTTTGAAAGAAGAATGGCAAAGCTAAAGCTTATTGAAAGCGAGATTTCACCAGAGGAGAAGGTGTTGTATTTTGGGCCTCAAGACGCCAAGAGGGTGATAGTGGGGTGGGGGTCTGTAAAACCCGCGGTTCTCACAGCGCTTGAGGAATTAAAAGACGTCGGCTTTCTCTATGTTAAAATGCTTTACCCATATCCAGTAGAACTCGTTAAGAAATATCTACAGGGTAGGGAGACGCTCTTCATAGAAAATAATTACCTAGGCCAACTCGCCATGATTACCCAGATGTTTGCCGGAATAGAGCCGACAGCTGTGGCTGTGAAGTTCAACGGGAGACCTATAACAACAGATGATGTCATCTACGCATACAGAAAATTTGTAGAAGGTCAAAAGACTATTAAAATAGAGACAGACTTATGA
- a CDS encoding zinc ribbon domain-containing protein, whose amino-acid sequence MNQVYRVLKIKIPWKLVEERPDVLDLAVRMRLAVEEYAKTLLKEITGQEEPRLTAEELDRLLTPDRRELARRIIEEVFPKYGLKRYIAEWAKFFWRDVVFHRAVPLNAQLRVGNERDMSMAVFVDLKSCIVRVRKLGIPPFAIELKKGNVAWIRERLEEGAKLKLAFLGVERRKGKELTYGKLYIALVFAREVASVESKAIVAVDVNRLDHGVMMGLLVDGKLRQTLKLPDRRTIKELRKLHEEISSLERRVARETDSARRMLLEERVNRLKSKRYGKIRSVVIQIVKEIIELARQNNAVIVVDTMDDETYQGLKEGNWSGEKKHYLDGLGQLRRRLKELAEWYGLPYLEERLYSTICPRCGAKMAEEKNRIMRCTVCGYSDHRDRVPLLWAKKRYWEILRKKQPVFPQFRRPSYF is encoded by the coding sequence ATGAACCAAGTCTATAGGGTGCTAAAGATCAAAATCCCTTGGAAGCTCGTCGAGGAGCGGCCGGACGTCCTAGACCTCGCCGTAAGGATGCGCCTTGCGGTTGAGGAGTACGCCAAAACATTGCTCAAAGAAATCACGGGACAAGAGGAGCCGAGACTCACGGCGGAGGAGTTGGACAGACTCCTCACGCCAGACAGGCGTGAGTTGGCGCGCCGGATTATCGAGGAGGTGTTTCCCAAGTACGGACTTAAGAGATATATCGCAGAGTGGGCTAAGTTCTTCTGGCGCGACGTAGTGTTCCACCGGGCGGTTCCGCTCAACGCCCAACTTAGAGTTGGGAACGAAAGAGACATGAGTATGGCGGTCTTTGTCGACCTAAAGAGCTGTATTGTTAGAGTAAGAAAACTCGGCATACCGCCTTTCGCCATCGAGTTGAAGAAGGGCAACGTCGCTTGGATAAGGGAGAGACTAGAAGAGGGCGCCAAATTGAAGTTGGCGTTCCTCGGCGTAGAGAGGCGGAAGGGCAAGGAACTGACCTACGGCAAGCTATACATCGCCCTAGTATTCGCCCGCGAGGTGGCGTCTGTGGAGTCAAAGGCCATTGTTGCCGTTGATGTGAACAGATTGGATCATGGAGTCATGATGGGTCTCCTCGTGGACGGAAAACTGAGACAGACACTAAAACTCCCCGACAGACGAACAATTAAGGAGTTGAGGAAACTCCACGAGGAGATAAGTAGCCTTGAAAGACGGGTTGCAAGAGAGACGGATTCCGCCAGAAGGATGCTCCTTGAGGAGAGAGTTAACCGACTCAAATCAAAACGTTACGGAAAGATACGTAGCGTTGTGATACAGATCGTAAAAGAAATCATCGAACTCGCCAGACAGAACAACGCCGTCATCGTAGTGGATACGATGGACGACGAGACGTACCAAGGGTTGAAGGAGGGCAACTGGAGCGGGGAGAAGAAGCACTACTTGGACGGCCTAGGACAGTTGAGGAGGAGGTTGAAGGAGCTCGCCGAGTGGTATGGGCTGCCATATCTCGAGGAGCGGTTGTATTCAACCATCTGTCCCCGTTGTGGGGCCAAGATGGCGGAGGAGAAAAACCGCATAATGCGTTGCACCGTTTGCGGTTACTCCGACCACAGAGATAGAGTTCCGTTGCTATGGGCAAAAAAGCGATATTGGGAAATCCTTCGGAAAAAACAACCAGTTTTTCCTCAATTTCGGCGACCATCTTACTTTTAA
- a CDS encoding MarC family protein, giving the protein MTPLEFLGLVGQLYAIMNPIGKLAVVGPLAVERPAYVRKITTVVIAVVYILAAIFAVSGGFILSAFGVSINSFRIAGGIVLMTISVTTLLSGSYVGRIEITEEHAVVPLATPLIVGPGTITALIVMSSIYGPLITLFIALTASTAVAITLIVGIRAVKYIGATPLRLVGRFMSLIIASVATEMILTGIRNYTQSLCSR; this is encoded by the coding sequence GTGACTCCTTTGGAGTTTTTAGGGCTTGTAGGACAGCTTTACGCCATTATGAACCCAATCGGTAAGCTCGCAGTAGTGGGGCCTCTGGCTGTTGAAAGGCCTGCATATGTAAGAAAAATCACCACAGTTGTAATAGCCGTTGTATACATACTCGCCGCAATTTTTGCAGTAAGCGGGGGATTTATATTGTCCGCATTTGGCGTCAGCATCAATAGTTTTAGAATAGCAGGCGGCATTGTATTAATGACTATCTCAGTTACTACCCTACTCTCTGGCTCTTATGTAGGCAGAATTGAGATAACAGAGGAACATGCCGTTGTACCGCTAGCAACACCGCTTATTGTAGGCCCAGGCACTATAACAGCGCTGATAGTTATGTCATCTATCTACGGCCCCTTAATAACTCTATTCATTGCGCTTACTGCCTCAACAGCTGTCGCAATAACGTTGATAGTAGGCATCAGAGCTGTAAAATACATCGGCGCCACCCCTCTGAGACTAGTCGGTAGATTCATGTCGCTTATAATAGCCTCAGTCGCAACAGAAATGATACTGACGGGCATTAGGAACTATACACAAAGCCTATGTAGCAGATAA
- the fbp gene encoding fructose-1,6-bisphosphate aldolase/phosphatase yields the protein MKVTVSIIKADVGGFPGHAYVHPKMLEYAAAKLKEAQRKGVIIDYFVYNVGDDISLLMTHTKGEDNPEIHGLAWETFKEVTEQVAKRYKLYGAGQDLLKEAFSGNIRGLGPQVAEMEIEERPSEPIVVFAADKTEPGAFNLPLYKMFADPFTTAGLVIDPSMHEGFIFEVLDVIEHKVYLLKTPEDSYSLLGLIGTTGRYIIRKVFRRSDGIPAAANSVERLSLIAGRYVGKDDPVMIVRAQSGLPAIGEILEAFAHPHLVHGWMRGSHAGPLMPARFVSIDPERRIALGPKMTRFDGPPKVGALGFQLHDGYLEGGVDLFDDPAFDYVRQTAAQIADYIRRMGPFQPHRLPPEEMEYTALPKILAKVKSYPADQFEKERKKYIEAVVKGVKAEETQHD from the coding sequence ATGAAGGTAACAGTTTCTATAATAAAAGCTGACGTCGGAGGTTTTCCAGGCCACGCCTATGTACATCCCAAGATGCTTGAATATGCCGCAGCAAAACTAAAAGAGGCGCAGAGAAAAGGAGTGATAATTGACTATTTTGTCTACAACGTCGGCGACGACATCTCTTTACTAATGACACACACAAAGGGCGAAGATAACCCGGAAATACATGGACTGGCATGGGAGACCTTTAAGGAGGTAACTGAGCAGGTAGCCAAGAGATATAAACTATATGGCGCTGGTCAAGATCTACTAAAGGAGGCCTTCTCTGGTAACATAAGGGGGTTAGGGCCCCAGGTCGCAGAAATGGAAATTGAAGAGAGGCCCAGCGAGCCTATAGTTGTATTTGCCGCAGACAAGACAGAACCTGGCGCCTTCAACCTCCCGCTTTACAAAATGTTTGCAGACCCCTTCACCACCGCAGGTCTTGTCATAGACCCCTCGATGCACGAAGGCTTTATCTTTGAGGTCTTAGACGTAATAGAGCACAAGGTATATCTACTGAAGACTCCAGAAGACTCTTATTCTCTACTCGGCTTAATAGGCACCACTGGTAGGTATATAATCAGAAAAGTGTTTAGACGATCAGATGGAATTCCCGCCGCTGCAAACAGCGTAGAGAGACTATCCCTCATAGCCGGCAGATACGTCGGCAAAGACGACCCAGTCATGATCGTAAGAGCTCAATCAGGCCTCCCCGCCATCGGCGAAATACTAGAAGCCTTCGCACATCCCCACCTAGTCCACGGGTGGATGCGCGGAAGTCACGCAGGTCCTCTCATGCCAGCGCGCTTTGTCTCAATAGACCCAGAGAGAAGGATCGCGCTGGGCCCGAAAATGACTAGATTTGACGGCCCTCCAAAAGTCGGCGCTTTGGGCTTTCAGTTACACGACGGGTATTTAGAAGGCGGCGTCGACCTCTTTGACGACCCTGCCTTTGACTATGTGAGACAGACCGCGGCGCAGATAGCAGATTACATCCGCCGCATGGGGCCATTCCAACCACATAGGCTACCGCCCGAAGAAATGGAATATACAGCGCTACCAAAGATATTGGCAAAAGTCAAATCTTATCCAGCTGATCAGTTCGAAAAAGAGAGGAAAAAATACATAGAAGCCGTTGTAAAAGGTGTGAAAGCAGAAGAGACACAACACGACTAA
- a CDS encoding GNAT family N-acetyltransferase, whose translation MPVVSFDYVESTGWLSKIQDVYRRASLNSVVFRFLHPVADVTYIYKYLWSRGCTTFLIYYENKPIGVIDLTPCGEGVEVAILIIDAFQGKGLGTAVVFDFANRIRKMGFKYALAYVLPDNYRALAIARKIGAEVKCRDLCMIRYKFSETQEGSIGRCG comes from the coding sequence ATGCCTGTGGTAAGCTTTGATTATGTAGAATCGACGGGATGGCTTTCTAAAATCCAAGATGTTTATAGAAGAGCCTCGCTTAATAGTGTAGTATTTAGATTTTTACACCCTGTTGCCGATGTTACTTATATATATAAATACCTTTGGAGCCGTGGTTGTACGACTTTTCTTATATACTATGAAAATAAACCCATAGGCGTAATAGACCTAACTCCTTGTGGCGAAGGCGTAGAGGTAGCTATTTTGATTATCGACGCTTTCCAAGGGAAGGGTTTGGGAACCGCCGTAGTTTTTGACTTTGCAAATAGAATTAGAAAGATGGGTTTTAAATACGCCCTAGCTTATGTATTGCCAGATAATTACAGAGCACTGGCAATTGCTAGAAAGATAGGCGCCGAAGTTAAGTGTAGAGATCTCTGCATGATTAGGTACAAATTTTCAGAGACACAAGAGGGGTCTATAGGAAGGTGTGGCTAG
- the carA gene encoding glutamine-hydrolyzing carbamoyl-phosphate synthase small subunit translates to MKAYLVLEDGSVFVGKQIGVEKTVVGEVVFTTSVVGYPQVLTDPSYKGQIITFTMPLIGNYGVSEDQLESDGIKAEGVVVFEATVPSHYKSVMSLDEWLKAEGIPGVARVDTRALAIKLREYGVMMGALGPEEPEELLKRLRSSPRYDEVNYVDLVSVKEPRELGNGKLCIGVVDCGVKKSIVMEFLKRGVRIKLVPCRSPELAFDCDGLFLSNGPGNPKLLGSLVEKVREYAEYKKPLTGICLGHQVIALAMGASVYKLKFGHRASNKPVRDLRFTGKTYITVHNHGYAVDPKDSGLRVWAVQPDDGTVEGLYHESLPILTTQFHPEASPGPQDTRWIFDMFVKLVQRHAEH, encoded by the coding sequence ATCAAGGCCTATCTCGTTCTTGAAGATGGTTCAGTCTTTGTAGGCAAGCAGATCGGCGTCGAGAAGACGGTGGTTGGAGAGGTCGTCTTTACAACCTCTGTAGTTGGCTACCCACAAGTGTTGACAGACCCGAGCTACAAGGGGCAAATAATTACTTTTACAATGCCTCTCATTGGGAACTATGGCGTTTCTGAAGACCAGCTTGAGTCAGACGGCATAAAGGCTGAGGGTGTTGTGGTTTTTGAAGCAACGGTGCCGAGCCATTACAAATCGGTGATGTCCTTAGACGAGTGGTTAAAGGCCGAGGGGATTCCTGGCGTTGCCAGGGTAGACACAAGGGCGCTTGCTATCAAGCTTAGGGAATACGGCGTTATGATGGGGGCGCTGGGGCCTGAGGAGCCCGAGGAGCTTTTAAAGCGGCTGAGGTCGTCTCCACGCTACGACGAGGTGAACTACGTCGACCTCGTGTCGGTTAAAGAGCCGCGTGAGTTGGGAAATGGAAAGCTTTGCATCGGCGTGGTGGACTGCGGCGTAAAGAAATCTATAGTCATGGAATTTCTAAAGAGGGGGGTAAGGATTAAGCTCGTGCCTTGTCGTTCTCCAGAGCTGGCGTTTGACTGCGATGGCCTCTTTTTGAGCAACGGGCCGGGTAACCCCAAGTTACTGGGTTCGCTTGTGGAGAAGGTGAGGGAGTACGCCGAGTACAAAAAGCCCCTCACCGGCATATGCCTGGGCCACCAGGTGATCGCCCTTGCCATGGGCGCCAGCGTGTACAAGCTCAAGTTTGGACATAGGGCTAGCAACAAGCCCGTGCGGGACCTCCGCTTCACAGGGAAGACCTATATTACAGTCCACAACCACGGCTACGCCGTGGATCCAAAAGACAGCGGGCTGAGGGTCTGGGCTGTTCAGCCAGACGACGGCACCGTGGAGGGTCTCTACCACGAGTCTCTCCCCATCTTGACGACGCAGTTCCACCCCGAGGCCTCCCCAGGGCCGCAGGACACAAGGTGGATCTTCGACATGTTCGTCAAGCTTGTCCAGCGCCATGCCGAACATTAG